The Cynocephalus volans isolate mCynVol1 chromosome 2, mCynVol1.pri, whole genome shotgun sequence genome window below encodes:
- the CABP7 gene encoding calcium-binding protein 7, with amino-acid sequence MPFHPVTAALMYRGIYTVPNLLSEQHPVDIPEDELEEIREAFKVFDRDGNGFISKQELGTAMRSLGYMPNEVELEVIIQRLDMDGDGQVDFEEFVTLLGPKLSTSGIPEKFHGTDFDTVFWKCDMQKLTVDELKRLLYDTFCEHLSMKDIENIIMTEEESHLGTAEECPVDVETCSNQQIRQTCVRKSLICAFAIAFIISVMLIAANQVLRSGMK; translated from the exons ATGCCGTTCCACCCGGTGACGGCGGCGTTGATGTACCGGGGCATCTACACCGTGCCCAACCTGCTGTCGGAGCAGCACCCCGTGGACATCCCCGAGGACGAGCTGGAGG AGATCCGTGAGGCCTTCAAGGTGTTTGACCGTGATGGCAATGGCTTCATCTCCAAGCAGGAGCTGGGCACAGCCATGCGCTCCCTGGGCTACATGCCCAATGAGGTGGAGCTGGAAGTTATCATCCAGCGCCTGGACATGGACG GTGATGGCCAAGTAGACTTTGAGGAGTTTGTGACCCTTCTGGGACCAAAGCTCTCCACCTCAGGGATCCCAGAGAAGTTCCATGGCACTGACTTTGACACCGTCTTCTGGAAG TGCGACATGCAGAAGCTGACAGTGGATGAGCTGAAGCGGCTGCTCTACGACACTTTCTGTGAGCACCTGTCCATGAAGGACATAGAGAATATCATCATGACAGAGGAGGAGAGCCACCTGGGCACGGCCGAGGAGTGCCCTGTGGATGTGGAGA CCTGCTCCAACCAGCAGATCCGCCAGACATGCGTGCGCAAGAGTCTGATCTGCGCCTTTGCCATCGCCTTCATCATCAGTGTCATGCTCATCGCGGCCAACCAGGTGCTGCGCAGCGGCATGAAATAG